One stretch of Streptomyces sp. NBC_01142 DNA includes these proteins:
- a CDS encoding cytochrome P450, producing MTQGMLLRQITDYANRADPYPLYAELRKTPVSQQGEGLFVASTYWEIKSLLHDPRISSDARNLSAQATGALDQQEEEASPLPPSFLKLDPPEHDRLRRMTTRPFGPPHTPRRIHNMHGELAGIVTDLIDGFGDRDRIDLVDNFSYPFPVTVICRLLGIPREDEARFHSWADTIAASLDPDPDQDPAERNRVSQSARNELGMYLSELVAKRRAAPGDDMLSALVTDHSPDGQMTPIEVLSTAALLLIAGHETTVNLITNGMLTLMRNPDVLQRLRNDPRLAVPLVEELLRFEPPVQLLPQRTTLDDIDIAGTTIPKGAAVWLLLASGNRDPQRFLDPDRFDPDRRDNQHLGFGSGIHSCFGAPLARLEAQLALTELARRLDNPRLVEDPPPYRQNAVLRGPRHLNISFDGLRA from the coding sequence ATGACGCAAGGCATGCTCCTTCGGCAGATCACCGACTACGCCAACCGCGCGGACCCGTACCCCCTGTACGCCGAGCTGCGCAAGACGCCCGTGTCCCAACAGGGAGAGGGGCTGTTCGTCGCCAGTACCTACTGGGAGATCAAGAGCCTCCTGCACGATCCGCGGATCAGTTCGGACGCCCGTAACCTCTCCGCCCAGGCCACCGGCGCACTTGACCAGCAGGAAGAGGAAGCATCGCCGCTGCCGCCCTCCTTCCTGAAGCTCGACCCTCCGGAACACGACCGGTTGCGCCGTATGACGACGCGCCCCTTCGGACCGCCGCACACACCCCGGCGGATCCACAACATGCACGGCGAACTCGCCGGGATCGTCACCGACCTCATCGACGGCTTCGGGGACCGGGACCGGATCGACCTCGTCGACAATTTCTCCTACCCCTTCCCCGTGACCGTGATCTGCCGGCTGCTCGGGATTCCACGCGAGGACGAAGCGCGCTTCCACTCCTGGGCCGACACCATCGCCGCCAGCCTCGATCCGGACCCGGACCAGGACCCTGCCGAGCGGAACCGGGTCTCCCAGTCGGCCCGCAACGAGCTGGGCATGTACCTGTCCGAGCTCGTCGCGAAACGCCGCGCCGCGCCCGGCGACGACATGCTCTCCGCCCTCGTCACCGACCACAGCCCGGACGGGCAGATGACCCCGATCGAGGTGCTCAGCACCGCCGCCCTGCTCCTGATCGCCGGCCACGAGACCACGGTCAACCTCATCACCAACGGAATGCTCACCCTTATGCGCAACCCGGACGTTCTCCAGCGGCTGCGAAACGACCCCCGGCTGGCCGTCCCGCTCGTGGAAGAGCTCCTGCGCTTCGAGCCGCCCGTGCAGCTGCTTCCGCAGCGCACCACCCTCGATGACATCGACATCGCCGGCACCACCATCCCCAAGGGAGCAGCCGTGTGGCTCCTCCTGGCCTCCGGCAACCGGGACCCGCAACGGTTTCTCGACCCCGACCGCTTCGACCCCGACCGAAGGGACAACCAGCACCTGGGCTTCGGCAGCGGTATCCACAGCTGCTTCGGCGCGCCGCTGGCCCGCCTGGAGGCACAGCTCGCCCTGACCGAGCTCGCCCGCAGGCTCGACAACCCCCGCCTGGTGGAGGATCCGCCCCCTTACCGCCAGAACGCCGTGCTGCGTGGACCCCGCCACCTCAACATCTCGTTCGACGGTCTGCGTGCCTAG